One window of the Nicotiana tabacum cultivar K326 chromosome 4, ASM71507v2, whole genome shotgun sequence genome contains the following:
- the LOC107823128 gene encoding uncharacterized protein LOC107823128, with amino-acid sequence MGEIDTKSIESVQAALSLFGEKSSDKKKNSFSSCINEMEKEKDIGSVLRDLANLKIQVEAKDSAHKQVLLKLDHHENTADEHCSLLMSSELEKEIYMIECRGLRIHVVELESRIQEMADQILEYVKTGEQLSHAISELKSKQGELLIAERELVAARDAKLEALTQVEVMESALSMEKLKTEELLRNVSKLNESVSRLSMTATETEENTTLLYERGAELELEAANAKEEVEFLRNQLEIMQDLEKELLDKSVLIDSMKVQLQQVNELRASSEKVTSDVVCEVKKLKEDLELQERKNWDQSGYVSLLESELRQLKGELNKANEEATRANADVETISLELEQFKKEMVGTREKESEAQVEIAFLQSELHKGRSKIAAAEVADSVAKSEKSALHLALQQLALEAEEAKKENKRLKEASEETQNEEPEEGKGETKAYITIPREEYEQLIKKKEPVYEEPNEMQVLKKELKTATVKINELRTRAEQAISRAEAAEKGKAGLEDQIKRWKEHKERKKAALAALREESISREITEYKADTTPKTLQPLGKVLRMKF; translated from the exons ATGGGAGAGATTGATACAAAATCAATTGAATCGGTGCAAGCCGCGCTTTCTTTGTTTGGAGAGAAATCAAGTGACAAGAAGAAAAACAGTTTCAGTTCATGTATCAAT GAGATGGAGAAAGAAAAAGATATAGGAAGTGTGTTAAGAGATTTGGCAAACCTGAAAATTCAAGTTGAAGCGAAGGATTCTGCACACAAACAAGTACTTCTTAAGCTAGACCATCACGAAAATACAGCTGATGAACACTGCTCCCTGCTAATGAGCTCTGAACTCGAGAAGGAGATTTACATGATCGAATGTAGAGGATTGAGGATTCATGTAGTTGAGCTTGAGTCACGGATTCAGGAGATGGCTGACCAAATTTTGGAGTATGTAAAGACGGGAGAACAGCTATCACACGCCATCAGTGAATTGAAGTCCAAACAAGGAGAACTACTTATAGCAGAAAGAGAGTTAGTGGCAGCTAGAGATGCTAAGCTTGAAGCCTTAACACAAGTAGAAGTGATGGAATCTGCTTTGAGCATGGAAAAGTTAAAGACTGAAGAGCTTTTGAGGAATGTGTCAAAGCTAAATGAGAGTGTTTCGCGCTTGAGTATGACTGCAACCGAGACAGAAGAAAACACTACACTATTGTATGAAAGAGGGGCTGAGTTGGAATTAGAAGCTGCAAATGCAAAGGAAGAAGTAGAATTTCTGAGAAATCAGTTGGAAATAATGCAGGATTTGGAGAAGGAGCTATTGGACAAGTCTGTACTTATTGATTCAATGAAAGTGCAACTCCAACAAGTAAATGAGCTTCGCGCTTCTTCTGAGAAAGTCACTTCCGATGTTGTATGTGAGGTGAAAAAGTTAAAAGAAGATCTGGAATTACAAGAGAGAAAGAATTGGGATCAATCTGGTTATGTAAGTTTATTGGAGTCAGAACTCAGGCAATTAAAGGGGGAACTCAACAAAGCCAACGAAGAGGCTACTCGCGCCAATGCAGATGTTGAAACGATTAGCCTTGAGTTGGAGCAGTTTAAAAAGGAAATGGTTGGGACAAGAGAAAAAGAATCAGAAGCACAAGTTGAGATAGCATTTCTACAATCTGAGCTTCATAAAGGGAGGTCAAAGATTGCAGCAGCAGAGGTTGCTGATTCAGTAGCCAAGAGCGAGAAATCAGCTTTACATCTCGCACTTCAGCAGCTCGCCTTAGAAGCTGAAGAGgccaaaaaagaaaacaagagacTAAAAGAAGCTTCTGAAGAAACACAAAATGAAGAACCAGAAGAGGGAAAAGGAGAGACGAAGGCCTATATCACAATACCAAGGGAGGAGTATGAGCAGTTGATCAAGAAGAAGGAGCCAGTTTATGAAGAACCAAATGAAATGCAAGTATTAAAGAAAGAACTAAAAACAGCAACAGTGAAAATTAACGAGTTGAGGACGAGAGCTGAGCAGGCGATAAGCAGAGCTGAGGCAGCTGAAAAGGGTAAAGCTGGACTTGAGGATCAGATAAAGAGGTGGAAGGAACACAAGGAAAGAAAAAAGGCTGCATTGGCAGCACTTAGAGAGGAGTCAATTTCCAGAGAAATTACTGAATACAAGGCTGATACTACTCCTAAAACATTACAACCTCTTGGTAAGGTTCTCAGGATGAAGTTCTAG